A genomic stretch from Cydia amplana chromosome 1, ilCydAmpl1.1, whole genome shotgun sequence includes:
- the LOC134648785 gene encoding excitatory amino acid transporter — protein MVLKSEMDPPCKPHKQFHEYLFAKMGPGDRGPKTTEDRAAPVDPTGVRKWFMDNTMLVVTLIGVLTGIAIGFGLRPYNLGPDALMIISYPGELFMRLLKLMILPLIIASLIAGSASLNAKMSGKIAVRTLLYFILTSMFNAFLGILLAMMIHPGQPELREDFVVAIENKRDHSILDSLLDIGRNIFPDNIVQAAFQQAHTVYAEQPSLFARNLTDNDTAPVLVRVVSYRSGTNTLGLVFFCLVFGSLLGTLGPKGQVVIDFFQAIFEVIMKMVTGVMWFTPVGVSSVIAGKILGVSNVAQVMSQLAWFIATVAVGVFLYQLIVMQLIYFMFLRKNPYKFYWGLSHAMLTAAATASTAAALPVTFRAMEGPLRIDPRITRFVLPIGCNINMDGTALFLAAASVFVCQMNNLHLGFAQLATIFLTSTAASVSSASVPSAAMVLLLVVLAAVDAPAHDVSLLFAVDWLVDRIRTTNNMLGDCYAAAVVEHLSKKELMACDAVTMEPVVANGLIPTPNTEDERLDTPSGKKSITSDDIIIDMHLSSQASSSPVKRI, from the exons AGTATCTGTTCGCGAAGATGGGGCCAGGGGACCGAGGGCCGAAGACCACGGAGGACCGGGCCGCGCCGGTAGACCCCACCGGTGTCAGGAAGTGGTTTATGGACAATACCATGCTGGTCGTCACATTAATTGGCGTGCTCACTGGTATCGCTATcg GTTTCGGCTTGCGTCCATACAATCTCGGTCCCGATGCTTTAATGATCATTTCGTACCCCGGCGAGCTCTTCATGAGGCTATTGAAGTTGATGATCCTTCCTTTGATCATAGCGAGCCTGATCGCTGGATCTGCTAGCCTGAACGCCAAGATGAGCGGGAAGATTGCTGTCCGGACTCTACTCTATTTTATACTTACGTCCATGTTTAACGCTTTTCTGGGGATACTCCTTGCAATGATGATTCACCCTGGGCAGCCGGAACTGCGAGAGGACTTTGTCGTGGCCATTGAAAACAAAAGAGATCACAGTATTCTTGACAGTCTTCTGGATATTGGTCG AAACATTTTCCCGGACAACATCGTGCAGGCCGCGTTCCAGCAGGCGCATACCGTATACGCGGAGCAGCCATCGCTGTTTGCTAGGAACCTCACGGATAACGACACGGCGCCGGTTCTAGTCCGTGTCGTGTCCTACAG atcAGGCACCAACACACTCGGCCTCGTCTTCTTCTGTCTCGTGTTCGGGAGTTTGCTCGGCACTCTCGGCCCCAAGGGCCAGGTTGTCATCGACTTCTTTCAAGCCATCTTCGAGGTCATCATGAAGATGGTGACGGGCGTCATGTGGTTCACCCCTGTGGGAGTCAGTAGCGTCATCGCTGGAAAGATTCTTGGTGTTAGCAATGTTG CTCAAGTGATGTCCCAGCTGGCCTGGTTCATCGCTACGGTGGCGGTGGGTGTGTTCCTGTATCAGCTAATCGTGATGCAGCTCATCTATTTCATGTTCCTACGGAAGAACCCCTACAAGTTCTATTGGGGACTATCTCACGCAATGTTGACTGCTGCCGCTACTGCTTCAAC AGCCGCAGCCCTCCCAGTTACGTTTCGCGCGATGGAAGGCCCGCTCCGCATCGACCCTCGCATCACACGCTTCGTGCTGCCCATCGGCTGCAACATCAACATGGACGGCACGGCCCTGTTCCTGGCTGCGGCCAGCGTCTTCGTCTGCCAGATGAACAACTTGCATCTAGGGTTCGCGCAGCTCGCTACCATATT CTTGACATCGACAGCAGCGTCAGTGTCGTCTGCGTCAGTGCCGTCGGCCGCCATGGTGCTCCTGCTCGTGGTGCTGGCGGCGGTGGATGCGCCCGCGCACGACGTGTCGCTGCTGTTCGCTGTGGATTGGCTCGT TGACCGGATACGCACCACAAACAACATGCTGGGAGACTGCTACGCGGCCGCGGTGGTGGAGCACCTGTCTAAGAAAGAGTTGATGGCTTGCGATGCCGTGACCATG GAGCCAGTGGTCGCCAATGGTCTTATCCCGACACCAAACACTGAAGATGAAAGATTAGATACACCATCAGGGAAAAAATCCATAACATCCGACGACATTATTATCGATATGCATTTATCCTCCCAGGCAAGCAGTAGTCCTGTCAAACGAATTTAG